Proteins from a single region of Butyrivibrio fibrisolvens:
- a CDS encoding endosialidase, translating into MAVVEQLLRAEADGTISFGNYELPSKSKLEDFKHGGDLLKVKTFKDITRLEANDMFVYESVPGTAVTHFKETEKGVAFTVEGNADAQITLGMEDNTEYNVLINGSSEGKMTTGLGGKLSISVELSGKPVTVQVEES; encoded by the coding sequence ATGGCTGTAGTAGAACAGTTGCTGCGGGCAGAAGCTGATGGTACAATCAGCTTTGGTAACTACGAGCTTCCATCAAAGTCGAAGCTTGAAGACTTCAAGCACGGCGGAGATTTGCTCAAGGTCAAGACGTTTAAGGACATTACAAGACTTGAGGCAAATGATATGTTTGTCTATGAATCTGTTCCAGGAACGGCAGTGACTCACTTCAAAGAGACTGAAAAAGGTGTGGCATTCACGGTTGAAGGTAACGCAGACGCACAGATCACTTTAGGTATGGAGGACAATACAGAGTATAACGTACTCATAAATGGCTCCAGTGAAGGAAAGATGACAACTGGTCTTGGCGGTAAACTGTCAATCAGTGTTGAACTTTCCGGGAAGCCGGTGACAGTTCAGGTCGAAGAAAGTTAA